The proteins below are encoded in one region of Chloroflexota bacterium:
- a CDS encoding DEAD/DEAH box helicase family protein, whose translation MTFDFSKIKVTGQQAKPTDPIEIFQGAAITDGSINDLWLGQGDALRGWHTNRDKDDVAVVLNTGAGKTLVGLLIAQSLVNETKRQVVYACSSIQLVEQTAAKAQGYGLPAATYFRQGFSQGDLYHRAEAPCVTTYQALFNGWSRFRSDDIAAVIFDDAHTADQILRDQFSLSITRGEMTETFDQILALFQPYHNSVGLASSFAEVINGEASREFLVPPFEIQRNLSELRRLLVEAGLGERRSTMFEWEHIRDHEDLCCLLISNREVTLTPPVAPVFSLPYFRNGVRRIYLSATLSAPDSFVRAFGRQPDEIISPSTTAGECERMILIPRAVEGVDDDLASAKEVIADHKALILVPSYYRSEKWADIAAPPPRESVSEAIGSFREAKPPAKLTLAARYDGLDLPGDTCRMMVLDELPQGAGPLERFQWERLNMQNSFRSLLASRIVQSFGRISRGMSDHGVVLITGRGLVEWLLVPRNRALLPRFLQKQMEIGEQLSKGASGTGNLKSIASACLARGPEWIQAYTNNMRDLPSDGASTGQDKALDIALAEARFGKALWDRDYEGAAAALNAVLEEAFEFSQFSGAWLSFWLGYSLEMSGDHQNASYFYRKACANQSNMPRSHSVTPSTGTSVPAQVTRISEQMRIGHSDSLLVQPPRTLVQDLTPLNGNGSSAQVEEAIRCLGQYLGLRSTRPDKEYGTGPDVLWMSEEGYAACIEVKTDKQSSSYYRKEDVGQLHNHIQWVKDNHEVSQTVPTFVGPLVPPSKEASPSPDMKVIELQQFHELSQRLIAALQDVAQRALPLSLEHELSEAMKSRNLLYPKVFASLYGSSLEDIPGSS comes from the coding sequence ATGACCTTCGACTTCTCAAAGATCAAGGTAACCGGCCAACAGGCCAAGCCAACGGATCCGATCGAGATATTCCAAGGGGCTGCCATTACCGACGGCAGCATCAACGACCTCTGGCTCGGCCAAGGGGATGCTTTGCGCGGGTGGCACACCAACAGGGACAAAGATGATGTGGCAGTGGTCCTGAATACGGGAGCTGGAAAGACCCTGGTGGGACTGCTCATTGCTCAGTCACTGGTCAATGAGACCAAGCGGCAGGTAGTCTACGCGTGCAGTTCCATTCAACTCGTCGAACAGACCGCCGCCAAAGCTCAGGGCTACGGGTTGCCGGCCGCCACGTACTTCCGGCAGGGGTTCTCCCAAGGCGACTTGTACCACCGCGCCGAGGCGCCTTGCGTGACCACCTACCAGGCGTTGTTCAACGGATGGAGTCGGTTCAGGTCCGACGACATAGCCGCGGTCATCTTCGACGATGCCCACACTGCCGACCAGATTCTGAGAGACCAGTTTTCGCTTTCGATAACTCGCGGCGAGATGACTGAGACTTTCGACCAGATTCTGGCGTTGTTTCAGCCGTATCACAACTCGGTGGGCCTCGCGTCCAGCTTCGCAGAGGTTATCAATGGTGAGGCTTCCCGCGAGTTTCTCGTCCCCCCATTCGAGATACAACGCAATCTGTCAGAATTACGCAGGCTGCTTGTTGAGGCCGGTCTTGGCGAACGCAGAAGCACGATGTTCGAATGGGAGCACATTCGAGACCACGAAGACCTGTGCTGTCTCTTGATCTCCAATAGAGAGGTAACGCTTACGCCCCCGGTCGCGCCCGTCTTCTCGCTGCCGTATTTCAGGAACGGTGTTAGGCGCATCTATCTTTCAGCAACATTGAGTGCTCCTGACAGCTTTGTCAGAGCCTTTGGCCGGCAGCCCGACGAGATAATATCTCCCTCCACCACTGCGGGCGAATGCGAGCGGATGATACTGATTCCGCGTGCCGTTGAGGGAGTGGATGATGACCTGGCTTCTGCCAAAGAGGTCATCGCGGACCACAAGGCATTGATATTGGTCCCCAGCTATTACAGAAGTGAGAAGTGGGCTGATATTGCTGCGCCTCCACCCAGGGAAAGTGTCTCCGAGGCCATAGGCTCCTTTAGGGAGGCCAAACCACCTGCGAAGTTGACACTCGCTGCCAGGTATGATGGGCTCGACCTGCCGGGCGACACTTGCCGAATGATGGTGCTGGACGAGCTCCCGCAAGGTGCGGGTCCTTTGGAACGGTTCCAATGGGAACGGCTCAATATGCAGAACAGCTTTCGCAGCCTGCTGGCGTCGCGCATTGTGCAAAGTTTCGGGCGCATCTCAAGAGGCATGAGTGACCATGGAGTCGTGCTGATCACGGGCAGGGGACTGGTGGAATGGCTTCTCGTTCCCCGCAACCGGGCCTTGTTGCCGCGCTTTCTACAAAAGCAGATGGAGATTGGGGAGCAGCTATCCAAAGGAGCGTCAGGTACCGGCAACCTAAAGTCCATCGCCTCTGCCTGTTTGGCAAGGGGTCCCGAGTGGATTCAGGCTTACACCAACAACATGAGAGACTTGCCTTCCGACGGCGCATCGACTGGCCAGGACAAAGCTCTCGATATCGCACTGGCCGAGGCTCGCTTCGGAAAGGCTCTTTGGGATAGGGACTATGAGGGCGCAGCTGCTGCTCTGAACGCTGTCCTTGAAGAAGCCTTCGAATTCAGCCAATTCAGTGGAGCGTGGCTGAGCTTCTGGCTGGGCTACAGCTTGGAAATGAGCGGCGACCATCAGAACGCATCTTACTTCTATCGGAAAGCCTGCGCGAACCAATCAAACATGCCCCGGTCCCACTCGGTCACGCCCAGCACAGGCACCTCGGTTCCTGCGCAGGTGACCCGCATCTCGGAGCAGATGCGTATCGGACACTCAGATTCCCTTCTCGTTCAACCGCCCAGGACACTTGTCCAAGACCTCACGCCGCTCAATGGGAATGGATCATCAGCCCAGGTCGAGGAGGCCATACGGTGTCTCGGCCAGTACCTCGGCCTGAGGTCCACAAGGCCGGACAAGGAATATGGGACTGGGCCCGACGTCCTTTGGATGTCGGAAGAGGGGTATGCTGCCTGTATCGAGGTAAAGACCGACAAGCAAAGCTCTTCATACTACCGCAAAGAGGACGTTGGGCAGTTGCACAATCACATTCAGTGGGTCAAGGACAACCATGAGGTCTCGCAGACCGTTCCGACGTTCGTAGGGCCCTTAGTGCCGCCCTCCAAGGAGGCAAGCCCGTCGCCAGACATGAAGGTCATAGAGTTGCAGCAGTTCCACGAGCTCAGCCAGCGGCTGATAGCTGCATTGCAAGACGTAGCTCAACGCGCATTACCGTTGAGTCTCGAACACGAACTAAGTGAAGCGATGAAGAGCCGGAACTTGTTGTACCCCAAGGTATTCGCCAGCTTGTATGGGAGCTCCCTGGAGGATATCCCCGGATCGAGTTGA
- a CDS encoding IS1595 family transposase has product MASTTGPGKSYRRGISLIEAVKRFDTEEKAEAWFVAQRWPEGLTCPFCGSDKVSEVANRKPQPFRCRRADCRRLFSVKTGTLLHSSNLPLSKWAIAFFLYSTSLKGVSSMKLHRDLGISQKAAWYMGHRIRGMWDASAERFAGPVEADETYFGGKEANKHAAKKLRAGRGAVGKAPVAGVKDRATNKVKAKAVARTDAPTLQGFVHGNTEPSAVVYTDEARAYDGLRRTRDVVKHSAAEYVKGKAHTNGMESFWAVMKRGHNGVYHHFSTKHLDRYVQEFAGRHNARPMDTDAQMSRMVSGADGKRMTYEGLIGPETTRNPRML; this is encoded by the coding sequence ATGGCAAGCACAACGGGACCCGGCAAGAGCTACCGCAGGGGCATCAGTCTCATAGAGGCCGTGAAGCGGTTCGACACCGAGGAAAAGGCCGAGGCGTGGTTCGTGGCGCAGCGGTGGCCGGAAGGGTTGACGTGCCCCTTCTGCGGTAGCGACAAGGTCTCCGAGGTCGCCAACCGCAAGCCCCAGCCCTTCCGGTGCAGGCGGGCAGATTGTCGGCGGCTGTTCTCGGTCAAGACGGGAACGCTCCTGCACAGCTCCAACCTTCCCCTGAGCAAGTGGGCCATTGCGTTCTTCCTCTACAGCACGAGCCTGAAGGGTGTCAGCAGCATGAAGCTGCACCGTGACCTTGGCATCTCGCAGAAGGCGGCATGGTATATGGGCCACCGGATCCGGGGAATGTGGGACGCGTCGGCGGAGAGGTTCGCCGGCCCGGTCGAGGCGGACGAGACGTACTTCGGCGGCAAGGAAGCCAACAAGCACGCGGCCAAGAAGCTGCGCGCTGGACGCGGCGCGGTGGGCAAGGCCCCGGTGGCGGGCGTGAAGGACCGGGCGACGAACAAGGTGAAGGCCAAGGCGGTAGCCCGCACGGACGCGCCCACGTTGCAGGGGTTCGTACACGGCAATACAGAGCCCTCTGCGGTGGTGTACACGGACGAGGCGCGGGCGTACGATGGCCTCCGACGGACCCGCGACGTGGTGAAGCACAGCGCGGCGGAGTACGTGAAGGGCAAGGCCCACACGAACGGGATGGAGAGCTTCTGGGCGGTGATGAAGCGCGGACACAATGGCGTCTACCATCACTTCAGCACGAAGCATCTCGACCGGTACGTGCAGGAGTTCGCGGGTCGGCACAATGCGCGTCCGATGGACACGGACGCGCAAATGTCCCGCATGGTCAGCGGGGCCGATGGGAAGCGCATGACGTACGAGGGGCTGATTGGCCCCGAGACCACGCGCAATCCTCGGATGCTGTAA
- a CDS encoding site-specific DNA-methyltransferase, translating to MAVVQHEQLIKLRAAVNVWISETFPEYRRFLMHTAPEYSPTDGAWVVTLTTKDTEGRTIRLGRVLVDDEGGHINGQNPESITEQIHSILTRSPEARMDVDRLTGPGYDFIFGDGIAATGALSANSIDLLLTDPPYGISSPYTAEGQVPRRLRRDGRDFIMPRGDFGAWDDGLAPSAWLPVMLSKVRGWAVTFCAQAQIGEYCELMKANKFVAVGTIVWQKTNPVPFNHRFKPINAWEAIVVGKRPGTPFHGNTVHNVLRYKSPSPQQRIHTTQKPLPLVERLIELFSAPGDTILDPFAGSGTTVIAGARMGRKVQAFENNRDVYRAACARIAAAMA from the coding sequence ATGGCGGTTGTCCAGCATGAACAACTCATCAAGCTACGGGCAGCGGTCAACGTCTGGATTTCTGAAACGTTTCCTGAGTACCGTCGATTTCTGATGCACACTGCGCCCGAATACAGCCCAACCGATGGCGCGTGGGTGGTAACACTCACGACTAAAGACACTGAAGGCCGGACTATCCGGTTGGGCCGTGTACTGGTAGACGATGAGGGCGGGCACATAAATGGGCAGAACCCCGAGAGCATCACTGAGCAAATCCACAGCATTCTTACCAGAAGCCCGGAAGCGCGCATGGATGTGGATCGACTTACAGGGCCGGGGTACGACTTCATCTTTGGGGACGGCATTGCGGCGACTGGTGCGCTCTCAGCCAATTCCATCGACCTGTTATTAACAGACCCTCCTTATGGCATCAGTTCGCCGTACACCGCAGAGGGGCAAGTACCTCGGCGGCTGCGCAGGGACGGTAGAGACTTCATCATGCCTCGCGGAGACTTTGGCGCGTGGGATGATGGGCTTGCCCCGTCAGCATGGCTTCCAGTCATGTTGTCCAAAGTACGGGGATGGGCGGTCACGTTCTGCGCGCAAGCACAAATAGGCGAATACTGCGAACTGATGAAGGCCAACAAGTTTGTGGCCGTGGGGACGATAGTCTGGCAAAAGACTAACCCCGTGCCATTCAACCATCGCTTTAAGCCTATCAACGCATGGGAGGCTATCGTGGTGGGAAAGCGGCCCGGCACCCCCTTCCACGGCAATACCGTGCACAATGTCCTTCGTTACAAGTCACCATCACCGCAACAGCGCATCCATACAACACAGAAGCCATTGCCATTGGTCGAGCGTTTGATCGAGCTTTTCAGTGCTCCTGGTGACACCATCCTGGACCCCTTCGCTGGAAGCGGCACGACGGTCATTGCAGGCGCGCGGATGGGACGTAAGGTGCAGGCATTCGAGAATAACCGGGACGTCTACCGTGCTGCGTGTGCCCGGATTGCGGCGGCGATGGCATGA
- a CDS encoding restriction endonuclease, giving the protein MMMDEFEAIFDKKRINYLVFLVLKDQQWHCREHEYTHTRSTQIAGGAGIQGLQRGTQTRPGMVIESANHFCVQCKKQTRHDRWQGGFVSSVQGKSMPPAFARRVFAILGNRDIVENVERTRHELTIDHKLPMLRWTDEEAMRQTDYAAMTDDDIRANFQLLKKSNGSISHNLLKSRACERCYQSGQRGQPFGIDFYYAGTRRWAPVDKNDPSGCEGCGWYDFAKWRDALNDKTR; this is encoded by the coding sequence ATGATGATGGATGAGTTTGAAGCCATCTTCGACAAGAAGCGCATCAACTACTTGGTCTTCCTCGTGCTGAAAGACCAACAGTGGCATTGCCGGGAGCATGAGTACACGCACACGCGCTCGACGCAGATCGCCGGTGGTGCGGGGATTCAGGGCCTTCAGCGTGGCACACAGACGCGGCCCGGGATGGTGATTGAGAGCGCGAACCATTTCTGTGTGCAATGTAAGAAACAGACACGACACGACCGGTGGCAGGGTGGCTTCGTGTCATCGGTACAGGGTAAGTCCATGCCTCCAGCATTCGCCCGCCGCGTGTTTGCCATACTAGGGAACCGGGACATCGTGGAGAATGTCGAGCGGACCCGGCATGAACTGACCATTGACCACAAGCTGCCGATGCTGCGATGGACTGACGAAGAGGCTATGCGGCAAACCGACTACGCGGCCATGACTGACGACGACATTCGGGCCAACTTTCAGTTGCTCAAGAAGTCCAATGGCAGCATCAGCCACAACCTACTCAAGAGCCGCGCTTGCGAGCGGTGCTACCAGTCAGGGCAACGCGGGCAGCCGTTCGGCATTGACTTCTACTACGCTGGAACTCGACGCTGGGCACCCGTCGACAAGAACGACCCAAGCGGATGCGAGGGCTGCGGGTGGTATGACTTTGCCAAGTGGCGCGACGCGCTGAATGACAAGACGCGATGA
- a CDS encoding SEC-C metal-binding domain-containing protein codes for MTRRVNDFNEFMRDHVNLNPSRYERLKRSDKAVSEYLSQNLVGYRRTERQGSYALGTTIRPVKDTDEYDVDRLVYVEYDSSKGPKDYIDDVYWCLKANGNYADKVQRNTRCVTVNYAGEFKIDVVPCITYNGHHFICNRKTNEYEVTDGTGFRDWFNGKNRGTNGNLKLVTRLLKYLRDHKKTFTAPSILLTTLIGNTVHDWEGDTQFKTTPDALLTVITRMNEFLQSHPSMPEIHNPALPTETFTRHWDQAKYSHFRDMISSYARRIEDAYSDEDDESSVRKWRDLFGDGFGSLSVSASAAASVAAPRVVKPSKPWATASAQRDAGRLSLGQRDLEWLGVSFPGLRYDRESGVIAGELELRAAYDSEREKLHIGGDDSTVGMDSYLCDSFSIRIELAALDRNGWPAVYEVGDRHARIAETEQVDAIDLHFYPDGACCLGLQPLADRRTTLKEFIDELVVPFFYRLSYTEIHGLEAARRHLWGEYSHGEPGLREYLSDLADIARRGLGRNDLCTCGSGRKYKRCHLGEVDRFSRALGARHAAL; via the coding sequence ATGACAAGACGAGTGAACGACTTCAACGAATTCATGAGAGACCACGTGAATCTCAACCCCTCGCGGTACGAGAGGTTGAAGAGGAGCGACAAGGCTGTCTCTGAGTACCTGAGCCAGAATCTGGTCGGGTACAGGAGGACCGAACGGCAGGGGTCATACGCCCTTGGTACGACCATCAGGCCCGTCAAGGACACCGACGAGTACGACGTGGACCGCCTCGTCTACGTGGAGTACGACAGCTCCAAGGGACCGAAGGACTACATCGATGACGTGTACTGGTGCCTAAAGGCCAATGGCAACTACGCCGACAAGGTGCAGAGGAACACGAGGTGCGTCACGGTGAACTACGCGGGGGAGTTCAAGATAGACGTGGTTCCCTGCATCACCTACAACGGCCACCACTTCATCTGCAACAGGAAGACGAACGAGTACGAGGTCACGGACGGTACTGGATTCCGCGACTGGTTCAACGGGAAGAACCGGGGCACCAACGGCAACCTCAAGCTCGTTACCCGGCTCCTCAAGTATTTGAGAGACCACAAGAAGACCTTCACCGCTCCGTCTATCCTGCTGACGACGCTCATTGGAAATACGGTGCATGACTGGGAAGGTGACACTCAGTTCAAGACCACTCCAGACGCGCTGCTGACCGTAATCACACGCATGAATGAGTTCCTGCAGTCCCACCCATCCATGCCCGAGATCCACAATCCCGCTCTTCCAACCGAAACCTTCACACGGCACTGGGACCAGGCCAAGTACAGTCACTTTAGGGATATGATCTCCAGCTACGCCAGAAGGATAGAGGACGCGTACTCTGACGAAGATGATGAGTCCAGCGTCAGAAAGTGGAGGGACCTGTTCGGGGACGGATTCGGTAGCCTAAGCGTCTCTGCCTCCGCCGCTGCGTCTGTAGCGGCGCCTCGGGTAGTCAAGCCCAGCAAGCCCTGGGCCACCGCCTCGGCTCAGCGGGATGCGGGCCGACTCAGCTTGGGGCAAAGGGACCTTGAGTGGCTGGGAGTCAGCTTCCCAGGTCTCCGTTACGACCGGGAGTCTGGCGTCATCGCCGGCGAGCTCGAGCTGCGGGCCGCCTACGACAGTGAACGGGAGAAGCTGCACATAGGTGGTGATGACTCGACTGTGGGCATGGACTCGTATCTCTGCGACTCGTTCTCCATAAGGATCGAGCTAGCCGCCCTCGACCGTAATGGCTGGCCCGCCGTGTACGAAGTCGGCGACAGGCATGCACGGATCGCGGAGACGGAGCAGGTCGATGCCATCGATCTGCATTTCTACCCTGATGGGGCTTGCTGTCTGGGCCTCCAGCCTTTGGCCGACCGCCGGACGACCTTGAAAGAATTCATCGACGAATTGGTCGTGCCATTCTTCTACAGGCTCTCTTACACCGAGATACATGGCCTGGAAGCTGCCAGGCGGCACCTCTGGGGCGAATACTCCCACGGCGAACCGGGCCTTCGGGAGTACCTGTCTGACCTTGCCGACATAGCCAGGCGCGGCTTGGGTAGGAACGACCTCTGTACCTGCGGGAGTGGCCGAAAATACAAGCGGTGCCATTTGGGCGAAGTCGACAGGTTCAGTCGGGCCTTGGGCGCAAGGCACGCGGCACTATAG
- a CDS encoding CBASS cGAMP-activated phospholipase, protein MRSDDAFNILALDGGGIRGVYGAHVLARLEDTLSAPIRERFDLIAGTSTGSILAGAASMNIPMKTLVGLFESQADRIFSRRRFSLFPFIRSRYSTHPLDQVIGEYLPEVTMGEVSTPLMITSSDISTGGVHVFKSRYLEELGETYTRDGEVRLRDAILASCAAPTYFDPRQVGQYLLADGGLWANNPTIIAVIEALSRFHQPLGSIRVLSVGTGRTASFYTRCGAWGLLTGWGGAKLVPYVLGLQSQASTNMAKLLLGDRHVRLDPQIKSWKLDDTKNLETLKALADRDFTHYSKAIMANLEDSE, encoded by the coding sequence ATGCGAAGCGACGATGCGTTCAACATACTGGCACTCGACGGCGGCGGCATCAGGGGTGTGTACGGTGCGCACGTCCTCGCCAGGTTGGAGGACACCCTGAGCGCGCCTATACGAGAGCGCTTCGACCTCATCGCGGGAACCAGTACAGGATCGATCCTGGCGGGTGCGGCCTCAATGAACATCCCGATGAAGACTCTGGTAGGCCTGTTCGAGAGTCAGGCCGACCGCATCTTCAGCAGGAGAAGGTTCAGCCTCTTCCCCTTCATTCGGAGCCGCTACTCAACACATCCCCTTGACCAGGTCATTGGCGAGTACTTGCCCGAGGTAACGATGGGAGAAGTGTCGACCCCGCTCATGATTACGAGTTCGGACATTTCGACCGGGGGGGTGCATGTCTTCAAGTCCCGGTACCTGGAAGAACTTGGAGAGACCTACACGCGAGACGGCGAGGTGCGGCTCAGAGACGCGATCCTGGCATCGTGCGCTGCGCCTACATACTTCGACCCCAGGCAGGTTGGGCAGTACCTGCTGGCGGACGGGGGGCTGTGGGCCAACAATCCCACCATCATCGCCGTCATCGAGGCGCTTTCCAGGTTCCACCAGCCCCTCGGAAGCATCCGTGTCCTGTCCGTCGGAACCGGACGGACCGCCAGCTTCTACACTCGGTGCGGAGCCTGGGGTCTTCTGACCGGCTGGGGCGGAGCGAAGCTGGTCCCGTATGTGCTGGGTCTACAGTCCCAGGCATCAACCAACATGGCCAAGCTGCTGCTCGGGGACCGGCACGTGCGTCTGGACCCGCAGATCAAGTCATGGAAGCTGGATGACACCAAGAACCTGGAGACCCTCAAGGCCCTGGCCGACAGAGACTTCACCCATTACAGCAAGGCCATCATGGCCAATCTGGAGGATAGCGAATGA
- a CDS encoding DUF2604 domain-containing protein, which yields MSDPKKAEVTVVVNGKPTEVVAVKDRPLGDIIQDALEQTRNTGQPAENWELRDADGNLLDPSKNFGDYAFPEKVTLFLNLKAGVGGSG from the coding sequence ATGTCCGATCCAAAGAAGGCCGAGGTTACTGTTGTCGTCAACGGAAAGCCCACGGAGGTTGTCGCCGTCAAGGACCGGCCCCTCGGCGACATCATTCAAGACGCTCTGGAGCAAACAAGGAACACGGGCCAGCCGGCAGAGAACTGGGAGCTCAGAGACGCCGATGGGAATCTGTTGGACCCGAGCAAGAACTTCGGAGACTATGCATTCCCGGAAAAGGTGACCCTCTTTCTAAACCTCAAAGCGGGGGTCGGGGGCAGTGGCTAA
- a CDS encoding E2 ligase fold family C protein — translation MALADYFPRDALAISQVLQGFDTDTFTEELEGVRVAIAFDEEAATSRDGRYLLDLSVRLAARLYPSLTFFPVSARAEFPDDLIALAIRINPNIETSKSGNAYVALSVGVHAPAVDAPTVHAGCDGWVATVGTEGPYSTSDLGNPFGAGFAACIAAANLFRFLFLPDGKTSLDTDASFPPDADSFPRLVASNLTDPLVLFGVGAVGNSTAWSLARTPLTGQIHLVDPQVVELSNLQRYILCARSDEGGIKVDIAGQEFGGRLRALPHKEALASFLEANGYRWERILVALDSAHDRRAVQASLPRWIANAWTQLGDLGVSSHSFLGQDACLACLYLPSQKSKSDDQIIAEGLKIPQFQTQVRFLLGNGQATGKEICDAVASAWGIPTKNLDPYANRPIRELWVEGICGGGIIPLGEAGPAPRELQVPLAFQSALAGVLLAAEVVIDVLTGGARRKTLLRQMDVLSPLGELSPQPALKAGTGLCICEDDDFVATYRAKYMAEEEIPVGVGLGQVD, via the coding sequence ATGGCGTTAGCTGACTACTTTCCCCGCGACGCGCTCGCTATATCTCAAGTTCTCCAGGGGTTCGACACCGACACCTTCACTGAAGAGCTTGAAGGTGTGCGAGTTGCAATCGCATTCGACGAAGAGGCGGCAACCAGCCGCGACGGACGCTACCTCCTTGACCTCTCTGTCAGGCTAGCGGCTCGCCTGTACCCGAGCCTTACGTTTTTCCCAGTTTCTGCCCGTGCCGAGTTCCCCGACGATCTCATCGCGTTGGCCATTAGAATTAACCCCAACATCGAAACCTCCAAGTCGGGTAACGCCTACGTTGCTCTTTCAGTCGGGGTACATGCACCTGCCGTCGATGCACCGACCGTACACGCCGGCTGCGACGGCTGGGTTGCCACGGTTGGGACTGAGGGACCATACAGCACGAGCGACCTGGGCAACCCCTTCGGAGCTGGCTTTGCGGCCTGCATAGCGGCAGCCAACTTGTTTCGCTTCCTCTTCCTCCCTGATGGCAAGACTTCGCTGGACACCGATGCCAGCTTTCCTCCCGACGCGGACTCTTTCCCCCGTCTAGTGGCCTCCAATCTGACAGACCCCTTGGTGTTGTTCGGCGTTGGAGCAGTCGGCAATAGCACCGCCTGGTCCCTGGCGCGGACGCCGCTCACCGGGCAGATTCACCTAGTCGATCCACAAGTCGTCGAGCTTAGCAATCTCCAGCGCTATATCCTTTGCGCCCGGAGCGACGAGGGTGGTATCAAAGTCGACATCGCCGGCCAGGAGTTTGGAGGAAGGCTAAGGGCGCTTCCTCACAAGGAAGCTTTGGCCTCCTTCCTCGAAGCCAACGGTTACAGGTGGGAACGCATTCTGGTTGCTCTCGATTCCGCTCATGACAGGAGAGCTGTACAAGCGAGCCTGCCTCGTTGGATCGCCAACGCCTGGACCCAATTGGGTGATCTCGGCGTGTCCTCTCATTCCTTTTTGGGGCAAGATGCCTGTCTTGCATGCCTGTACTTGCCGTCCCAGAAATCCAAGAGCGACGACCAAATTATCGCTGAAGGCCTCAAGATACCCCAATTCCAGACCCAAGTCCGTTTCCTACTGGGGAACGGCCAGGCGACAGGCAAGGAAATCTGTGACGCGGTTGCCAGCGCTTGGGGCATTCCCACCAAAAACCTTGATCCCTATGCAAATAGGCCGATACGTGAGCTTTGGGTGGAGGGCATCTGTGGCGGCGGCATCATTCCTCTCGGTGAGGCCGGACCTGCTCCGAGAGAGTTGCAAGTTCCCCTTGCTTTCCAATCGGCTCTTGCTGGCGTGCTGCTGGCCGCGGAAGTGGTCATCGACGTGTTGACCGGCGGGGCCCGACGCAAGACCCTGTTGCGCCAGATGGACGTCTTGAGTCCTCTAGGAGAACTCTCTCCCCAGCCGGCACTCAAGGCGGGAACGGGGCTATGTATCTGTGAGGACGACGATTTTGTCGCCACCTATCGAGCAAAATACATGGCAGAAGAAGAAATCCCCGTTGGGGTCGGCTTAGGCCAAGTGGATTGA
- a CDS encoding nucleotidyl transferase AbiEii/AbiGii toxin family protein has product MNETLKSLEWFLALPELDKRDVFEAAASRLDTLPSYVEKDLWVCLVLEVLYNQLPVGHPRLLFKGGTSLSKAFGLIQRFSEDIDLVVYRDDLGFAGADDPTIAENLSNRARSDLFGKLSDACSSYILGDLSDGLTSSINQIVEGCRVIPDENDVDRQSLLIEYSTQYPSGVGSYVAPRVKIEAGARSALDPNLNCTVTPILAKELPSRSLEVSNIQVIAPERTYWEKLLILHGLHCGYRDQQRLPLDRDRVSRHYYDVAMITATESGMSALSNVSMLAAVRDHNLIAFRQAWKRFQEAVPGSLRLVPQSELRAMIEADYDAMGGMILGEVPTFDWIMAQIEHAEATVNGIESRR; this is encoded by the coding sequence ATGAATGAAACCCTCAAATCGCTCGAATGGTTTCTCGCTCTTCCGGAGCTAGATAAGCGAGACGTGTTCGAAGCCGCAGCGAGCCGACTCGATACGTTGCCCAGCTACGTAGAAAAGGACCTCTGGGTCTGTCTTGTGCTGGAAGTGCTCTACAACCAGCTGCCCGTCGGGCATCCGAGACTGCTATTCAAGGGTGGGACCTCCCTGTCCAAGGCCTTTGGGCTCATTCAAAGGTTCTCGGAAGACATAGATCTCGTCGTCTATCGTGACGACTTGGGCTTTGCGGGCGCCGACGATCCGACCATCGCGGAGAATCTCTCGAATAGAGCGCGGAGCGACCTCTTTGGGAAGCTAAGCGATGCATGCAGCAGCTATATCCTAGGAGACCTGTCGGATGGACTGACTTCATCGATTAACCAGATTGTGGAGGGGTGCCGGGTCATACCGGATGAGAATGATGTCGACAGGCAGTCGTTACTGATCGAGTACTCCACCCAGTATCCGAGTGGTGTTGGCTCCTACGTGGCCCCTCGCGTGAAGATCGAGGCGGGAGCGAGATCAGCGCTGGATCCAAACCTAAACTGTACTGTTACCCCTATACTGGCCAAAGAACTGCCTTCCAGGTCACTTGAGGTGAGCAATATTCAAGTGATTGCGCCGGAGCGGACCTATTGGGAGAAGCTGCTGATTCTGCACGGGCTGCACTGTGGATACCGCGACCAACAGAGGCTGCCACTTGATAGGGATCGGGTCTCGCGCCACTATTACGATGTAGCCATGATCACGGCGACCGAGAGTGGCATGTCCGCCCTGTCCAACGTTTCAATGCTGGCTGCAGTCCGGGATCACAATCTTATCGCGTTCCGCCAAGCCTGGAAGCGATTCCAGGAAGCAGTTCCCGGATCGCTCAGACTCGTCCCACAGAGCGAACTTCGCGCAATGATCGAAGCCGACTATGACGCCATGGGGGGCATGATTCTCGGAGAGGTCCCGACGTTCGACTGGATTATGGCGCAGATTGAACATGCCGAAGCCACTGTCAACGGAATTGAGAGCCGCCGGTGA